A part of Amycolatopsis lurida genomic DNA contains:
- a CDS encoding MBL fold metallo-hydrolase, which yields MSRPAVRSQIRVGRTTVTYLPDGHAWLNPAVFLPSSVPSGWAAHDAFLDERGWFPVSIGSFLIRTGDRTVLVDLGLGAADFALPGAAEFHGGGLLDALAAEGVTPEDVDTVIYTHLHHDHVGWTTNVPPSPDGTAEPVTGLTFPAARHLVSESEWAHWSGTNDPVGPDPLAVQRPLAEVIGFFGDGDIVAPGVRILATPGHTPGHSSVVVTDPAAEDPRRVVVLGDVMHCQVQITESHWTFAFDVDPAEGVATRERLLKEIEDDRTILAGGHFAGQVFGRVLPPTSRRIWAAGQVTG from the coding sequence ATGTCGAGACCCGCTGTCAGGTCTCAGATCCGGGTCGGCCGCACCACCGTCACCTACCTGCCCGACGGCCACGCCTGGCTCAACCCCGCCGTTTTCCTGCCATCGAGCGTCCCGTCCGGCTGGGCGGCCCACGACGCGTTCCTCGACGAACGCGGCTGGTTCCCGGTCAGCATCGGTTCCTTCCTGATCCGCACCGGTGACCGGACCGTCCTGGTGGACCTGGGGCTGGGCGCCGCCGACTTCGCCTTGCCCGGTGCCGCCGAGTTCCATGGCGGCGGCCTGCTCGACGCACTGGCCGCGGAGGGCGTGACACCCGAAGACGTCGACACCGTGATCTACACGCATCTGCACCATGACCACGTCGGCTGGACGACGAACGTGCCGCCCAGCCCGGACGGCACGGCCGAGCCGGTGACCGGGCTGACCTTCCCGGCGGCGCGGCATCTCGTCAGCGAGAGCGAATGGGCGCACTGGTCCGGCACGAACGACCCGGTCGGTCCGGATCCGCTCGCCGTCCAGCGGCCGCTGGCCGAGGTGATCGGCTTCTTCGGAGACGGCGACATCGTCGCGCCGGGTGTGCGGATACTCGCCACACCGGGGCACACGCCCGGCCACAGCAGCGTCGTGGTCACCGATCCGGCCGCGGAGGACCCCCGCCGCGTCGTCGTGCTCGGCGACGTCATGCACTGCCAGGTGCAGATCACCGAAAGCCACTGGACGTTCGCGTTCGACGTCGATCCGGCGGAGGGCGTCGCCACCCGGGAGCGCCTGCTGAAGGAGATCGAGGACGATCGGACGATCCTCGCGGGCGGGCATTTCGCCGGTCAGGTGTTCGGCCGGGTCCTGCCGCCCACGTCGCGCCGGATCTGGGCCGCCGGCCAGGTCACCGGATAA
- a CDS encoding winged helix-turn-helix transcriptional regulator: MPEPHRRRPRPGTPGQVLAWLPDGRPADVYSAPCPSRQVLDRIADKWTALIVGCLSTGTKRYSELRTAIDGVSEKMLTQTLRGLERDGLVTRTVHPTVPPKVEYTLTKLGGTLSAPLAVIRDWAESHINEINDARTRYDGGV, translated from the coding sequence ATGCCGGAGCCACACCGCCGCCGTCCCCGTCCAGGCACTCCAGGCCAGGTGCTGGCCTGGTTGCCGGACGGGCGGCCGGCCGACGTGTACAGCGCGCCATGCCCTTCGCGACAGGTCCTGGACCGCATCGCGGACAAATGGACCGCGCTCATCGTCGGCTGCCTCTCCACGGGGACCAAGCGCTACAGCGAACTGCGCACCGCGATCGATGGGGTGAGCGAGAAGATGCTCACTCAGACCCTGCGCGGCCTCGAACGCGACGGTCTGGTCACGCGCACCGTGCATCCGACGGTGCCACCGAAGGTCGAGTACACGTTGACCAAGCTCGGCGGCACACTCTCCGCCCCGTTGGCGGTGATCCGGGACTGGGCCGAATCCCATATCAACGAGATCAACGACGCCAGGACGCGATACGACGGCGGCGTGTAG
- a CDS encoding LysR family transcriptional regulator codes for MELRLLRYFVAVAEERHFGRAAARLHMTQPPLSRAIRQLESDLGVVLLLRSAAGAEPTAAGAALYAEARTLLDQVERARARVLEAAGPATLTVGTLADGAGESGTRLAAAFRRRHPEVSIRFRETDFTDPTTGLRAGLVDVALTRAPFDETGLSVRVLRSDPVGLVLRTGDPLAGHASLRLADVADRPWFQLPDGTDRLWREYWNGATPIGERPAGPVVRTVGECLQAVLWNGSAGIAPLGHALPDGLTWVPLTDMPPSPLVVAWVTERENPLIRSFARIAIESHR; via the coding sequence ATGGAGCTTCGTCTGCTGCGATATTTCGTGGCCGTCGCCGAGGAGCGGCACTTCGGCCGGGCCGCCGCGCGGCTGCACATGACCCAGCCGCCGCTGAGCCGGGCCATCCGGCAGCTGGAGAGCGACCTCGGCGTCGTCCTGCTGCTCCGATCCGCCGCCGGCGCCGAGCCCACCGCCGCCGGGGCCGCGCTGTACGCCGAGGCTCGCACCCTGCTGGACCAGGTAGAACGTGCCCGTGCCCGGGTGCTGGAGGCGGCGGGGCCCGCGACGCTCACCGTCGGCACCCTGGCCGACGGAGCGGGGGAGTCGGGCACCCGGCTCGCCGCGGCGTTCCGCCGACGGCATCCCGAGGTCTCGATCCGCTTCCGCGAGACGGATTTCACCGATCCCACCACCGGGTTGCGCGCCGGGTTGGTCGACGTCGCGCTGACCCGGGCGCCGTTCGACGAGACCGGCCTCAGCGTCCGCGTCCTGCGATCCGACCCGGTCGGGCTGGTGCTGCGCACCGGTGACCCGCTCGCTGGCCATGCGTCGCTCCGGCTGGCCGACGTCGCCGATCGGCCCTGGTTCCAGCTGCCGGACGGCACGGACCGGCTGTGGCGCGAGTACTGGAACGGGGCCACGCCCATCGGGGAGCGTCCCGCCGGGCCGGTGGTGCGCACGGTCGGCGAATGTCTTCAGGCCGTCCTCTGGAACGGCTCGGCCGGGATCGCGCCGCTGGGGCACGCCCTGCCCGACGGGCTGACCTGGGTGCCGCTGACCGACATGCCCCCGAGCCCGCTGGTCGTCGCGTGGGTGACCGAGCGGGAGAACCCGCTGATCCGCTCCTTCGCGCGGATCGCCATCGAAAGCCATCGCTAG